Proteins encoded in a region of the Sphingopyxis sp. OAS728 genome:
- a CDS encoding cupin domain-containing protein — protein MDDAMRSGVIRLAEYAAQVPTPEGERSVLALKRGTLDVRLSVPVPPNRQTPHEQDELYAVIRGKGVLIHGDERTPFAAGDLLFVAAGVEHHYADFSDDLALWRIFYGKAGGEVAI, from the coding sequence ATGGACGATGCGATGCGCAGCGGAGTCATTCGCTTGGCCGAATATGCGGCGCAGGTGCCGACGCCCGAGGGTGAACGATCGGTCCTCGCGCTGAAACGCGGGACGCTCGACGTCCGCCTGTCGGTTCCCGTCCCGCCGAACCGCCAGACGCCGCACGAACAGGACGAGCTGTACGCGGTTATCCGCGGAAAAGGCGTACTGATCCACGGCGACGAGCGCACGCCGTTCGCTGCGGGCGACCTGCTGTTCGTCGCCGCCGGGGTCGAGCATCATTATGCCGATTTCAGCGACGATCTGGCACTGTGGCGGATATTCTATGGCAAGGCGGGCGGCGAGGTCGCGATATGA
- a CDS encoding valine--tRNA ligase produces the protein MPMEKTFDPAAIEAKWAHEWESRGLFRPARPDATPFTIVNPPPNVTGALHIGHALDNTLQDVLVRYERLRGKDALWVVGMDHAGIATQMVVERQLNERQQKRTDFTREEFVDKVWEWKTESGGQITGQLRRLGCSMDWSREQFTMDPHFTEAVVKVFVDLHKKGLIYRDKRLVNWDPALKTAISDLEVESHEVPGHMWHFKYPLAGGETYTYVERDADGHVVLEEERDYISIATTRPETMLGDGAVAVHPDDERYRPIVGKYCEIPVGPKEHRRLIPIITDEYPDPHFGSGAVKITGAHDENDYGVAQRNNIPMYRLMDEVAAMRADGAPYAEAAARAVEIAKGATATPAEIDALNLVPEEYRGLDRYEARKRVVADIDAEGLMVKVEDKLIMQPFGDRGGVVIEPMLTDQWYVDAKTLAQPPMAAVRDGRINIVPKTWEKTFFNWMENIQPWCVSRQLWWGHRIPAWYAEDGRIFVAETEAEAQAEAGAGVALTRDEDVLDTWFSSALWPFATLGWPENTELLKRHYPNDVLISGFDILFFWDARMAMQGMEFMGDVPWKTLYLHGLVRAPDGAKMSKSKGNVVDPLGLIDQYGADALRFFMSAMESQGRDIKMDDARLAGYRNFATKLWNAARFCEANGISASTSFEAPAATLPVNRWIIGEVAATVATMDKAFAAYRFDDAANAIYSFAWNSFCDWYLELIKGAIDDETKAVAGWVLDQILVMLHPFMPFITEELWTGLGDRADYPLITAKWPAPAATNDAEASADIDWLIRLVSELRTAKAELGLPPGARLTAHFPASLKSRTEKLAAQLDRLARLEAVSFDPAPAGASAQLVVEGETITVPLEGVIDIAAERDRLTKALAAAAKERDGLAGRLNNPSFVERAKPEAVEKARADHAAKEAEADRLTAALARLG, from the coding sequence ATGCCGATGGAAAAAACGTTCGATCCCGCCGCTATCGAGGCGAAATGGGCCCATGAATGGGAAAGCCGTGGACTCTTCCGTCCCGCGCGTCCCGACGCGACACCCTTCACGATCGTCAATCCGCCGCCCAACGTCACCGGCGCGCTCCATATCGGCCATGCGCTCGACAACACGTTGCAGGACGTTCTCGTCCGCTACGAACGCCTGCGCGGCAAGGATGCGCTGTGGGTCGTCGGCATGGACCATGCCGGCATCGCGACGCAGATGGTCGTCGAGCGCCAGCTCAACGAACGCCAGCAAAAGCGCACCGATTTCACGCGCGAAGAATTCGTCGACAAGGTCTGGGAATGGAAAACCGAAAGCGGCGGCCAGATCACCGGCCAGCTTCGCCGCCTCGGCTGCTCGATGGACTGGTCGCGCGAGCAGTTCACGATGGACCCGCATTTTACCGAGGCCGTGGTCAAGGTGTTCGTCGACCTCCACAAAAAAGGCCTGATCTACCGCGACAAGCGCCTCGTGAACTGGGATCCCGCGCTCAAGACCGCGATTTCGGACCTCGAGGTCGAATCGCACGAGGTGCCGGGCCATATGTGGCACTTCAAATATCCGCTCGCGGGCGGCGAGACCTACACCTATGTCGAACGCGACGCCGACGGCCACGTCGTGCTGGAGGAAGAGCGCGACTATATCTCGATCGCGACGACGCGCCCCGAAACGATGCTCGGCGACGGCGCGGTCGCCGTTCACCCTGACGACGAGCGCTATCGTCCGATCGTCGGCAAATATTGCGAGATCCCCGTCGGGCCGAAGGAACATCGCCGCCTGATCCCGATCATCACCGACGAATATCCCGATCCGCATTTCGGGTCGGGCGCGGTGAAGATCACCGGCGCGCACGACGAGAACGACTATGGCGTCGCGCAGCGGAACAACATTCCGATGTACCGCCTGATGGACGAGGTCGCCGCGATGCGCGCCGACGGGGCGCCCTATGCCGAAGCCGCCGCGCGCGCGGTCGAGATTGCCAAGGGCGCGACCGCGACCCCGGCCGAAATTGACGCGCTCAATCTCGTTCCCGAGGAATATCGCGGGCTCGATCGCTACGAAGCGCGCAAACGCGTCGTCGCCGACATCGATGCCGAAGGGCTGATGGTCAAGGTCGAGGACAAGCTGATCATGCAGCCGTTCGGCGACCGCGGCGGCGTGGTGATCGAACCGATGCTCACCGACCAATGGTATGTCGACGCCAAGACGCTCGCACAGCCGCCGATGGCCGCGGTCCGCGACGGCCGCATCAACATCGTCCCCAAGACGTGGGAAAAGACTTTCTTCAACTGGATGGAGAATATCCAGCCGTGGTGCGTCTCGCGCCAGCTCTGGTGGGGTCACCGGATCCCGGCGTGGTACGCCGAGGACGGCCGCATCTTCGTCGCCGAAACCGAAGCGGAAGCGCAGGCCGAGGCCGGCGCGGGCGTCGCCCTGACGCGCGACGAGGACGTCCTCGACACCTGGTTCTCCTCCGCGCTCTGGCCCTTCGCAACACTCGGCTGGCCCGAGAATACCGAACTCCTGAAGCGCCATTACCCCAACGACGTGCTCATCTCGGGCTTCGACATCCTCTTCTTCTGGGATGCGCGCATGGCGATGCAGGGCATGGAGTTCATGGGCGATGTGCCTTGGAAGACGCTCTATCTCCACGGCCTCGTCCGCGCGCCCGACGGCGCGAAGATGTCGAAGTCAAAGGGCAATGTCGTCGATCCGCTCGGCCTGATCGACCAATATGGCGCCGACGCGCTCCGCTTCTTCATGTCGGCGATGGAAAGCCAGGGCCGCGACATCAAGATGGATGACGCGCGCCTCGCGGGATATCGCAACTTCGCGACCAAGCTCTGGAACGCCGCGCGTTTCTGCGAAGCCAATGGCATTTCGGCCTCGACCAGCTTCGAAGCCCCCGCGGCGACGCTGCCGGTCAACCGCTGGATCATCGGCGAAGTCGCCGCGACCGTCGCGACGATGGACAAGGCCTTCGCCGCCTATCGCTTCGACGACGCCGCCAACGCGATCTACAGCTTTGCGTGGAACAGCTTCTGCGACTGGTATCTCGAACTGATCAAGGGCGCGATCGACGACGAAACAAAGGCCGTCGCCGGCTGGGTGCTCGACCAGATCCTCGTGATGCTCCACCCCTTCATGCCCTTCATCACCGAAGAGCTGTGGACGGGGCTCGGCGACCGCGCCGACTATCCGCTGATCACCGCGAAATGGCCAGCGCCCGCCGCGACGAACGACGCCGAAGCCAGCGCCGACATCGACTGGCTGATCAGGCTCGTCAGCGAACTGCGCACCGCCAAGGCCGAACTCGGCCTGCCGCCGGGCGCGCGCCTGACCGCGCATTTCCCGGCCTCGCTGAAAAGCCGTACCGAGAAGCTCGCTGCGCAGCTCGATCGCCTCGCGCGCCTCGAAGCCGTAAGCTTCGACCCCGCGCCTGCCGGCGCCTCGGCGCAACTCGTCGTCGAGGGTGAGACGATCACCGTCCCGCTCGAAGGGGTGATTGACATCGCCGCCGAGCGCGACCGCCTGACCAAGGCGCTTGCCGCCGCCGCGAAGGAACGCGACGGTCTCGCCGGCCGCCTGAACAACCCTTCGTTCGTCGAACGCGCGAAGCCCGAAGCGGTCGAAAAGGCGCGCGCCGATCATGCCGCCAAGGAAGCTGAAGCCGACCGCCTGACTGCCGCGCTGGCGCGGCTGGGGTGA
- a CDS encoding MATE family efflux transporter, translating into MSEEIPVTPTPVAAAADPAASPVPPRQTARGSGRMDLTHGPITKTLILFALPTLASNVLQTLSGSVNSIWVGQFLGESALAATANANIIMFLMFGAFFGFGMAATVLIGQSMGRGDIDAARRATGGVIGLALIFSVVIAIVGWFASDRILRWLETPPEAFAMAHDYLRVTFLAVPASMLSVTLMMASRGAGDAVTPLRFMILAVVLDIAFNPVLILGLGPFPRLGIAGSALATALAGTISLAGMIGWFYAKNHVLRLRGHELSYLYPKWSELRFIIGRGLPMGAQMLVISGAGLVMVGLVNREGLVTAAAYGATLQLWNYIQMPALAVGAAVSSMAAQNIGAGRWDRVSSVTNSGIAINLAMTGVLIALLLAFDRAALALFLGSESQAIDVARNIQLIATWTFLPFGTTIVLISTLRANGSVVPPLVILFLSMFPIRLGIYYFGYPSVGSDILWWSFPLSSLASLAMAWAIYQRGNWRRTLPQPTS; encoded by the coding sequence GTGAGCGAAGAAATCCCCGTCACGCCGACGCCCGTTGCGGCGGCGGCGGATCCGGCCGCAAGCCCGGTTCCGCCCCGCCAGACAGCGCGCGGCAGCGGGCGGATGGATCTGACCCACGGGCCGATCACCAAGACGCTCATCCTCTTTGCGCTGCCGACGCTCGCGTCGAACGTCCTCCAGACGCTGTCGGGCTCGGTGAATTCGATCTGGGTCGGGCAATTCCTCGGCGAAAGCGCGCTCGCCGCGACCGCCAATGCGAACATCATCATGTTCCTGATGTTCGGTGCCTTTTTCGGCTTCGGCATGGCGGCGACGGTATTGATCGGCCAGTCTATGGGCCGCGGCGATATCGACGCCGCTCGTCGTGCGACTGGCGGCGTAATCGGCCTCGCGCTCATCTTCTCGGTCGTCATCGCGATCGTCGGCTGGTTCGCGTCGGATCGCATATTGCGCTGGCTCGAAACCCCGCCCGAAGCCTTTGCGATGGCGCACGATTATCTCCGCGTCACCTTCCTCGCCGTCCCTGCCTCCATGCTCAGCGTGACGTTGATGATGGCCTCGCGCGGCGCCGGCGACGCCGTGACACCGCTCCGCTTCATGATCCTCGCGGTCGTCCTCGACATCGCCTTCAACCCCGTGCTGATCCTTGGCCTCGGCCCCTTCCCGCGCCTCGGCATCGCCGGCAGCGCGCTCGCCACCGCGCTCGCGGGTACAATCAGTCTCGCGGGTATGATCGGCTGGTTTTACGCGAAAAACCACGTCCTCCGCCTCCGCGGTCACGAATTGTCCTATCTTTATCCCAAATGGAGCGAGCTGCGCTTCATCATCGGCCGCGGCCTGCCAATGGGCGCACAGATGCTGGTGATCTCGGGCGCCGGTCTCGTGATGGTCGGGCTCGTCAACCGCGAGGGGCTCGTCACCGCCGCGGCCTATGGCGCGACGCTGCAGCTGTGGAATTACATCCAGATGCCCGCGCTTGCGGTCGGCGCCGCGGTCAGCTCGATGGCGGCGCAGAATATCGGTGCCGGGCGTTGGGACCGCGTTTCGTCGGTGACGAACAGCGGCATCGCGATCAACCTCGCGATGACCGGCGTGCTCATCGCCCTCCTCCTCGCGTTCGACCGCGCCGCGCTTGCGCTTTTCTTGGGCAGCGAAAGCCAGGCGATCGACGTCGCGCGCAATATCCAGTTGATCGCGACCTGGACCTTCTTGCCCTTCGGCACGACGATCGTGCTGATCAGCACGCTCCGCGCCAACGGCTCGGTCGTCCCGCCCCTCGTCATCCTGTTCCTGTCGATGTTCCCGATCCGTCTCGGCATCTATTATTTCGGCTATCCGTCGGTCGGCAGCGATATTCTCTGGTGGAGCTTCCCGCTCTCGTCGCTCGCCTCGCTGGCGATGGCGTGGGCGATCTACCAACGCGGAAACTGGCGCCGGACACTGCCGCAACCGACAAGCTGA